The sequence below is a genomic window from Dyadobacter chenwenxiniae.
GCATTTCTTGTGAACTCGAAACACAAGATCCCTTTTTTCACGGGAGCGCCGTTTACAGCGTCGAAAACAAAAAACTTTCTCACGATGGCCGTCTTCTTCTTTTGCTCATTCTCAACTGTATATTGCGTTTGCTGGCTTTGCATATAGGGTGTATCATTCGCCTGTTCATCAAGTGGTATGAGTGGTATCTTAACAAAAAAGTCGATCCTCTTCCCCGTGTTCTTATATGTTGAAATTCCCGTACTGATCAGGCGATAACCTTTTTTCTCTATAATAAGCTTTGTAGCATCCGAAAGCAGGTCGAGACTAAAACGCCCTTGCTCGTCTGTGGACGAAAGCAATGTGCGCCGGTTTTCTTTTTCAATGTAAAACGATACACCCGACACGCTTGCTCCGGAGCGCACATCATTGGCCTGTCCATTAATACGCAGTGCCTGAGGTGACGCATTCAGGTCCCAGATCACTATACTCAGCAACAAAAGCAGCAAAACCTTTTTCATCAAAATATTAGAATAACTATTCGTCAGCCACCACACCAATGTTCCCGAGCAGCACCGTCCAGTTGGTTTTACTTTGCCCGTCAATTTCTTTTTGATATGCTTCAAGCTTTACCCGAACGCTCTTTTTCGTGATATCACTGTAAAGAATGTTCTGGTTTTTTTCTCCATAGCCGGTGAATGTCTGGTTACCGACAATGGTCCCATAATAGTTGCCATCCTGCTCCTGTTTCAGTTCGCTCACATATTCAATCTGGCTCCATTTAATCTGAACATTTCCATACGGAAGCATTTTCAGGCGTTTGAGATACATTTCCAGCGGCAGCTTTGTTACGCCTTTTCTGTTTTTCGAAGAAACCTCGATTTGTGTTTCAGGCAGAAAAAGCTGCAATGCGTTTTTAATAGCCAAATCCCTTTCATTCATGGAAAAACTCCTGTCTACAATCACTTGCAGATAGTCACTAAATTGTTCCACCTTAGTGATTGATTTTTGCCTGTACTCTTTATATTCCTGTTCGGACAACACAGGCTGTTTTGCTTTTTCGGCAACCGGCTGCGGTGCAGTGACCACTTTCGCGGGTGGCACATTGGCCCGTTTGGATGCAGGCTTGCTATATTTCAGCACTTTGTCGGCGGCGGCGCTAAGTAAATTTTCGGCTTCCTCAGCATCTTTTAACAATTGATGTCTGCCGTCCTGATAAATGATGGCTACCAGGTCATTTTTATTAATGGACGCAGGTTTATTGTCTTCTGTGAGATAGTTGATGGCATCATTTTCCATCCTGATCGTTGCCGGAATAACTTCAATAGGTGTTGACTTGATCAGCAGATCTGTGGCTGGACCGGTCGCATTATAGAACTTTTCAAGGGACTTTCTGGAAACTTCCGGATCCGCACTAAGATCTTTTATTACAATAAACAAACCATGCGCATTAAAAGCGACCACAACATTCTCGCGGTCAATGCCGCGCCTGATCGTAGCATCACCTTTTGGTTCCAAGAATTTGATCTCCTTATCATTGGCTTCCACAATTCGATGCGGGAACGTATTGCCGTTCCGAAAGTAAAAGCGTTCCTGCGCATATGATGCACGAGAACCAACAAGCAGGACAAGAAATAGAACGACCGTTCCAGAATAAATTTTCATATCAGATCTTTGATCAGTGCTGGCCGGGAAAATGGAGCAGCACTCCTGCGCTTAACAAACCCAAATGCGTCTTGACACTGGTTTCCCCAGGCCTGTAATCCTTATTTTCCCCCAGATTGTAATACCAGTCTGCATTAATAAAGATGGCGTGGCGCGGGCCTTCCAATATTGTTACGCCTATTCCGCCAGTCACGCCAAAACCTAAATCTTTATCCGAACAAGCATCGCAATTTTTCACTGTGGAGCTGCCGTTTGCATCACTGACTTTCAGGCCCCCAGCGCCCACCTGTATGACTCCGAATGCGCCCACCGAAACGCCAATTCTGACCGGGCCTGCTTTTTGGGACGTCATAACAGTCAGTGGTAAAAGCAGCTGCGATTGCGTGCCCTTTATACTGGTTACCTCACCCGTCGAGCCTAGCGGCACAGACACGCCAAACCCTAGCTGTGTGTATAGCGCCTGGATTTGAATACCCAATGCTTTTTTATGCAGACCAACAGCAATGCCGCCACTATAAGCCAATTCAGTTCCTTTAATTAATCCGGTTGATTCGGGCATAAAGGACAATCCCGCCCCTATTCTGGCGCCAGCATACAAGCCGCTTTTTTCCCAGAATTTCTCCTCCGCCTTCTTTTTACTGACGATCAGATCGGTTGGTTTTCTTGCTTTTGCCGTTGCGGTAACGGGCGGGTTTACTTCTTCTATCTCGCCGTTATTCCAAATGATCTTCCACACATCCTTTTTAGGAATGGCATACAGGGGCCCCTTAGGGTCGCTTAATTTTTTGTACGCGATGTCCGTTTTATTTACCTCCTCAATCAGCACTTCCATAATGGTCTGATCGCCTTTAAAGATCTTGTCGGGCTTGCGGACAGGCGTTTGCGCAATTGAGTTACCACAGATTAGTATTGACAACAACAGGATGATATGCTGTGGTAAACGATTGTGCATGGCTGCGTAAAGTTAAGGTAGAAGGGAACTTTGCACTTTTGACAAGCCAAAAATAGGTTGGTCGAAACTGGCAATCAATACGTCAATTGACGTATATTTTGGTAGTATTAACCGTAAAATAACTTTAAAATTTCTCGGTGGATAATAAAAAACAAAGTCGTATTTTTAAACAATAATCAGGTGCCCTGGTCGTATCGCAGCAGTACAAAATACTATTTCATATGGCAAAATATACCTTTACTTATCATCAGGAAATAGGCCACCAGGGACAGAGCTTAGTTCCCCATTTCCCAGGGGGGAAATCGGGTGTTACCATTGGACCAGGTTACGATATGGGGCACCGCACACCTCAGGAAATCTATACAGACCTTACCAATGCGGGTATCGATCCCGAGACTGCATATGCATTAATTGATGCGGCGGAAAAAACGGGCCCGGAAGCTGCGGGCTGGGTGGCGGAACGAGGCGGGATCTTTATTACAGAGCAACAGCAACGGAGCCTCTTTGAGAATGTGCTTGTTCCCGAATATGAGCAGCGCACGATCGATCAGATTGCAAATTTCGTCAGTGCGCATCCTGATTTATTTCCCGAAAATACGGATTGGGAAAGCTTGTCCGGAAGACAAAAGCAGATCCTGTTCGATTATGTGTATAATACAGGTTCGTTATCCAGGTTCCCCGAGCTGACCACGGCCGTATTAAATGAGGATTGGGACACGGTTTCGCTTCATTACGAACGCTTTTCCGATGATCAGCCCCTGGTTTACAGAAATGAAATGTTCTACCGCGAATTTCTTGATCCCGAGTATGTTCATGAAGATGAAGAGGCTGAAAATTTCAACGTGCAGCCGGTTGCAGAAGACCAACGTCTCGACCAGCAGATAGACGAATTGTACTCAGAAGACGAAATTGCCGAAAACACGGATGATGTCCAGACAAAGGATTCCGACGAATGGTATGAGCACATTTAAAATGTGCTAACCTGACTTAAATGAGGTGATACACGGTCAAAAAATTAATCAGTTCCATTGTATCTGCCATGTCTAACTTTTTGAGCATGTTTTGCCTGTGTGTATTTACGGTGTGTGTACTTATGAACAGCTTTTTTGCAATGTCTTCGCTCGTGAGCTTTTTACCTACCAGCCGGGCAATTTCGCGTTCACGATCGCTAAGGCTTTCCAGTTTCTTGGAAATACCTGTTTCATTATTAACCTCATAAATTAGATTTTCGGAGCCATTTGTCAGGTGTAAGTGCTGCCTTCCATCGCGCTTTAAATGTGTAATATCCGAGATTAATGCAAGCAGAAAAGATATATTACCGAAAGGATCACGCTTTAACGCAACTCCCTGATGCATTACCCTGGTTAAACTCCCATCTGGCCGGACCATTCTAAAATCAAAAAGTGATTTAAACGAAATAATCTTATGATCATCCAATTTACACACATATTCAGTAGTCATAGCCGACATGGTTTCAAATCCGACATAGTCCGGAGGGAAGACTTTGGAGAGAAAAAACTGCACTCCTTCCCGCATTATCATGTCGTTGCTCCATCCAATGACGGGCTCAGCATCGCCTAGGCAGCAGA
It includes:
- a CDS encoding pesticin C-terminus-like muramidase, producing the protein MAKYTFTYHQEIGHQGQSLVPHFPGGKSGVTIGPGYDMGHRTPQEIYTDLTNAGIDPETAYALIDAAEKTGPEAAGWVAERGGIFITEQQQRSLFENVLVPEYEQRTIDQIANFVSAHPDLFPENTDWESLSGRQKQILFDYVYNTGSLSRFPELTTAVLNEDWDTVSLHYERFSDDQPLVYRNEMFYREFLDPEYVHEDEEAENFNVQPVAEDQRLDQQIDELYSEDEIAENTDDVQTKDSDEWYEHI
- a CDS encoding helix-turn-helix transcriptional regulator, whose amino-acid sequence is MNSTQPIAFDLTTIRKIWKSDILKSEAKEIEEYLRENPLLTETLNLNNTSVAIIDIQSMRYLCCLGDAEPVIGWSNDMIMREGVQFFLSKVFPPDYVGFETMSAMTTEYVCKLDDHKIISFKSLFDFRMVRPDGSLTRVMHQGVALKRDPFGNISFLLALISDITHLKRDGRQHLHLTNGSENLIYEVNNETGISKKLESLSDREREIARLVGKKLTSEDIAKKLFISTHTVNTHRQNMLKKLDMADTMELINFLTVYHLI